In a single window of the Acipenser ruthenus chromosome 20, fAciRut3.2 maternal haplotype, whole genome shotgun sequence genome:
- the LOC131698864 gene encoding skin secretory protein xP2-like: MSCFGYEEELAPEWEEPVHPAPRRGDHERPTPRRGDRGNPKPERQLFPPPPAEQECLLFPPPPAEGECLLSPSPPAEGECLLSPSPPAEGECLLSPSPPAEGKCLLSPSPPAEEECLLVSLSQPAEDECLLVSPSQPAEEECLQVSPSQPAEEECLQVSPSQPAEDECLLVSPSQPAEEECLLVSPSEGEPHQSPAIGGAPHQSPAIRGAPHQSPAIGGEPHQSPAIGGDYTLLPPSSPGDYTLLPPSSPGDYTLLPPSPAGAEQLGAASVTFIGRNRAAGAASTSATSTSRG; encoded by the exons ATGTCCTGCTTTGG ttatgaggaggaactagcacctgagtgggaggagcccgtgcatccagcgcccagacggggggaccacgAGCGTCCaacgcccagacggggggaccgcgggaatccaaaGCCCGAGAGacagctgttcccacctccaccagcagagcaagaatgcctgctgttcccacctccaccagcagagggagaatgcctgctgtccccatctccaccagcagagggagaatgcctgctgtccccatctccaccagcagagggagaatgcctgctgtccccatctccaccagcagagggaaaatgcctgctgtccccatctccaccagcagaggaagaatgcctgctggtttccctatcacaaccagcagaggacgaatgcctgctggtttccccatcacaaccagcagaggaagaatgcctgcaggtttccccatcacaaccagcagaggaagaatgcctgcaggtttccccatcacaaccagcagaggacgaatgcctgctggtttccccatcacaaccagcagaggaagaatgcctgctggtttccccttccgagggagagccgcaccagtcccctgcaatagggggagcgccgcaccagtcccctgcaataagGGGagcgccgcaccagtcccctgcaatagggggagagccgcaccagtcccctgcaatagggggagactacacgctgctcccaccttcgtcgccaggagactacacactgctcccaccttcgtcgccaggagactacacgctgctcccaccttcaccggcaggagcagagcagctgggagctgcctctgtcaccttcatcggcaggaacagagcagcaggagctgcctctacctccgccacttccaccagcagagggtga